In bacterium, the following proteins share a genomic window:
- a CDS encoding response regulator, with protein sequence MVGEKMVRIVCVDDNETMLDLTADILRLERSECDIQTFVSPRQALAFIKENDCDLLLTDFSMPVMNGIDLITQVKSLGLNTYCILVTGSSPYALREHYPGDVFDALLKKPYSYRELLSLIDMGLKVREEALAKQEVKAAEAEAPLEAAGVSRDMVARDVRSFLGKVWEEADLASPPLDVEYGCQTAAYFAVRVKEELDRAMRYSRSVSMVKINLEDLAQARAEFGVAQDAELTKMILRIIRPNIRGSDLITFQHPSILLLLPETSEEARQHVIQRLTNSLRSRGILIAKGFEGKTGLVFSSRSYSFTPEGEQKRFSKEHKSQE encoded by the coding sequence TTGGTCGGTGAAAAGATGGTCCGGATAGTCTGTGTTGACGACAACGAAACCATGCTCGACCTCACTGCGGATATCCTGCGACTCGAGAGATCAGAGTGCGACATCCAGACATTCGTCTCGCCCAGGCAGGCGCTCGCGTTCATCAAGGAGAACGACTGTGACCTGCTCTTGACTGATTTCTCGATGCCGGTGATGAATGGCATTGACCTGATCACGCAGGTTAAATCCCTCGGCTTAAATACATATTGCATACTGGTTACGGGCAGCAGTCCCTATGCGTTAAGGGAGCACTATCCGGGGGACGTGTTCGATGCGCTCCTGAAGAAGCCTTATTCCTACAGGGAACTGCTTTCGCTGATCGACATGGGCCTCAAGGTTAGAGAGGAGGCGTTGGCGAAGCAGGAGGTCAAGGCGGCCGAAGCTGAGGCGCCATTGGAGGCGGCCGGGGTCAGTCGAGACATGGTGGCGCGCGACGTTCGCTCCTTTCTCGGCAAGGTATGGGAGGAGGCGGACCTCGCATCACCGCCGCTGGACGTGGAATATGGCTGCCAGACAGCGGCGTATTTCGCGGTGCGAGTGAAGGAGGAGCTCGACAGGGCGATGAGGTACAGCAGGTCTGTCTCGATGGTGAAAATAAACCTCGAGGACCTCGCTCAGGCGCGGGCTGAGTTCGGAGTTGCGCAGGACGCCGAGTTGACCAAGATGATCCTGCGCATCATTCGCCCGAACATAAGGGGCTCCGACCTAATCACCTTTCAGCACCCGTCTATTCTGTTGCTCCTACCTGAGACCAGCGAGGAGGCGAGGCAACATGTGATACAGCGCCTCACCAACAGTTTGAGGTCAAGAGGTATCCTCATCGCAAAGGGTTTTGAGGGTAAGACGGGGCTTGTTTTCTCGTCTCGCAGCTACTCCTTCACGCCCGAGGGGGAACAGAAGCGTTTTTCGAAGGAGCACAAGTCCCAGGAATAA